From one Microlunatus sp. Gsoil 973 genomic stretch:
- the ppdK gene encoding pyruvate, phosphate dikinase translates to MSEPMPEPMSEPMPDVPVWVHRFDQLDEVERQGNGDWDSVRALLGGKGSGLAEMTRLGIPVPPGFTVTTRACLRYLENDNTMPDGLWDQVVTALHDVEDRVGKRFGDPASPLLVSCRSGAKFSMPGMMDTVLNIGLNDDTAKGLIALTGDEHFVYDSYRRLIQMFGTVVLGLRDDLFENILSRARTARGVSSDSDLTVDDLRAVITGFRDIAGQFPTDPQEQLRMAIEAVFSSWNGKRAVDYRNAAGIPHDLGTAVNIQAMVFGNLGDRSATGVCMTRSGATGQPGLEGDFLINAQGEDVVSGTRATRPIESLSQVLPEAYAELQATAAKLEARYRDMQDIEFTVEDGRLWMLQTRDGKRTAQAAVRIAVDLATEGLITRPEALLRVTPAQIDFFLHPQLTPADRKRAADQGRLVARGLDVSPGAAVGIAAFDPNVAQRLAADGRKVILVRPETKPDDVHGMLAAEGILTTRGGRTSHAALVARQFGKPAVVGVGALDVDVVTHRATVGELVIGEGDWLSIDGSTGEVYLGQLQTFVPDITDPRLATLLTWADDHRQLGVRANADYPADARRARDYGAEGVGLCRTEHMFFQSERLPVMQRMIMSDSITERRDALAELEPLQRADFLGLFQAMDGLPVIIRLVDPPLHEFLPTFEQLSERITDAKIRLSAAGSLDEVDNLLSRLRNDEDLLRRVRALHEANPMLGLRGVRLAIRHPEILQMQTRAIFEAACDAMDSGCKPMPEVMVPLTTDPGELVRVRKIIESEAEAVFADRQVRLPYQIGTMIETPRATLLAARLAEHADFFSVGSNDLTQMTYGLSRDDAETSFLLDYLRSGVLDHDPFSSLDPDGVGALIDLAVDAASKTQRPFEVGVCGEHGGDPASITWCHQHGLSYVSCSPFRVPVARLAAAQAALVGRADERTTNRSDT, encoded by the coding sequence ATGTCGGAGCCGATGCCCGAGCCGATGTCGGAGCCGATGCCCGACGTACCGGTGTGGGTACATCGTTTCGACCAACTGGATGAGGTCGAGCGTCAGGGGAACGGCGACTGGGACTCCGTCCGCGCGTTGCTGGGAGGCAAAGGCAGCGGTCTGGCGGAAATGACGCGGCTCGGCATACCAGTACCGCCGGGATTCACTGTGACCACCCGGGCCTGCCTGCGGTATCTGGAGAACGACAACACGATGCCGGACGGACTGTGGGACCAGGTCGTGACGGCCCTGCACGACGTAGAGGACCGGGTCGGGAAGCGGTTCGGCGACCCGGCCAGTCCCCTTCTGGTCTCCTGCCGGTCGGGAGCGAAGTTCTCCATGCCCGGGATGATGGACACCGTCCTGAACATTGGGCTCAATGACGACACCGCCAAGGGTCTGATCGCGCTGACCGGGGACGAGCACTTCGTCTACGACTCCTACCGGCGACTGATCCAGATGTTCGGCACGGTTGTGCTGGGACTGCGCGATGACCTCTTCGAGAACATTCTGTCCCGGGCACGGACAGCCCGTGGGGTGAGCAGCGACTCGGACCTGACTGTCGATGATCTTCGTGCGGTGATCACGGGATTCCGCGATATCGCCGGCCAGTTCCCCACTGATCCGCAGGAGCAATTGCGGATGGCGATTGAGGCCGTCTTCTCCTCCTGGAACGGAAAGCGGGCGGTCGACTACCGCAACGCAGCCGGCATCCCGCACGATCTTGGCACGGCGGTGAACATCCAGGCGATGGTGTTCGGAAATCTCGGTGACAGGTCGGCGACCGGTGTTTGTATGACCCGAAGCGGCGCAACCGGACAACCCGGCCTCGAGGGGGATTTCCTGATCAACGCGCAGGGCGAAGACGTTGTGTCCGGTACCCGAGCGACCCGACCCATCGAGTCACTCAGCCAGGTGCTGCCAGAGGCGTACGCGGAGTTGCAGGCGACAGCTGCCAAACTCGAGGCCCGCTACCGAGACATGCAAGACATCGAGTTCACCGTCGAGGACGGCAGGCTCTGGATGCTCCAGACCCGGGACGGCAAACGCACCGCCCAGGCAGCGGTACGAATCGCCGTCGACCTGGCAACGGAGGGCCTGATCACACGACCCGAGGCGTTGTTGCGGGTCACCCCGGCGCAGATCGACTTCTTCCTGCATCCACAACTGACACCCGCCGACCGGAAGCGCGCCGCCGATCAGGGTCGACTGGTGGCCAGGGGTCTTGATGTCTCACCCGGGGCAGCCGTCGGGATCGCCGCCTTTGACCCGAATGTCGCCCAAAGGCTGGCGGCTGACGGACGGAAGGTCATCCTGGTCCGGCCCGAGACCAAGCCCGACGACGTACACGGCATGCTCGCCGCCGAAGGCATCCTGACCACCCGTGGCGGACGAACCAGCCACGCGGCCCTGGTGGCCCGTCAGTTCGGCAAGCCCGCGGTGGTCGGCGTCGGCGCACTCGACGTCGACGTGGTCACCCATCGGGCGACCGTCGGCGAACTGGTGATCGGCGAAGGCGACTGGCTGTCGATCGACGGCAGCACCGGCGAGGTCTATCTCGGCCAGCTCCAGACATTCGTTCCTGACATCACCGATCCGCGGTTGGCCACGCTGCTGACCTGGGCAGATGATCATCGGCAGCTCGGCGTGCGTGCCAACGCGGACTATCCGGCGGACGCGCGGCGGGCCAGGGACTACGGCGCAGAAGGCGTCGGCCTGTGCCGCACCGAGCACATGTTCTTCCAATCCGAACGACTCCCTGTCATGCAGCGGATGATCATGAGCGACTCGATCACCGAGCGCCGGGATGCACTTGCCGAACTCGAGCCGCTGCAGCGAGCCGACTTCCTCGGGCTGTTCCAGGCAATGGACGGCCTGCCAGTGATCATCCGTCTTGTCGACCCTCCGTTGCACGAATTCCTACCTACCTTCGAGCAACTGTCCGAACGCATCACCGATGCCAAGATTCGACTGTCGGCAGCCGGTTCTCTGGACGAAGTCGACAACCTGCTCAGCCGGCTTCGCAACGACGAGGACCTGCTGCGCCGCGTGCGTGCCCTGCACGAGGCGAACCCGATGCTCGGTCTGCGTGGCGTCCGTCTCGCCATCCGACATCCCGAGATTCTGCAGATGCAGACCAGAGCGATCTTCGAAGCTGCGTGCGACGCCATGGACAGCGGATGCAAACCGATGCCCGAGGTGATGGTGCCACTCACAACCGACCCTGGGGAACTCGTCCGGGTGCGAAAAATCATCGAGAGCGAAGCCGAAGCGGTGTTCGCCGACCGCCAGGTTCGCCTGCCCTACCAGATCGGTACGATGATCGAAACGCCGCGCGCGACCCTCCTGGCGGCTCGACTCGCCGAACACGCCGACTTCTTCTCCGTCGGCTCAAACGACCTCACCCAGATGACGTACGGGTTGAGCCGGGACGATGCCGAGACCAGCTTCCTACTCGACTACCTGAGATCGGGAGTCCTTGATCATGATCCGTTCAGCTCTCTCGATCCTGACGGTGTCGGGGCATTGATCGACCTGGCCGTTGACGCGGCTTCGAAAACCCAACGACCCTTCGAGGTTGGCGTCTGCGGTGAGCACGGCGGGGATCCGGCCTCGATCACCTGGTGCCATCAGCACGGGCTCAGTTATGTCAGCTGCTCCCCGTTCCGGGTCCCGGTTGCGCGACTGGCCGCTGCGCAGGCAGCACTCGTCGGCCGTGCAGACGAACGCACGACAAACCGAAGTGACACGTGA
- a CDS encoding HIRAN domain-containing protein, with translation MDGYGCSVEVDIGSVIITAKNAMARTALIGIGPAAASNPYVAGASAIIPLRHLERVDFSPASMLTNGRLTLTAGGRQFIAHFRRKDRQGFEQLAQFLASQVRPQPMSAEPALGSQLQTVSPVTDVPIPPRTAPPAKPTIEGVLAQMAVIEPDVPLDEQIEVTGETYHTKSFRKLFRDKGMPITSAGTTLQDQRCVLVPEPWNEHDPNAVAVVIEGHVVGYVPASMAVDYSQRLLAWARDRKLVAGAARVWVKDEGGMIRARVTILVPEAEML, from the coding sequence GTGGACGGCTACGGGTGCTCGGTCGAGGTCGATATCGGATCGGTAATCATCACCGCGAAGAATGCGATGGCGCGCACAGCCTTGATCGGGATCGGCCCCGCGGCTGCCAGCAACCCGTATGTAGCAGGGGCAAGCGCGATCATCCCGCTAAGACATCTAGAGCGTGTGGACTTCTCGCCAGCATCGATGCTGACCAACGGACGGCTCACCCTCACCGCCGGCGGGCGACAGTTCATCGCCCACTTCAGACGTAAGGACCGACAAGGCTTCGAGCAGCTCGCGCAGTTCCTGGCCAGCCAGGTCCGACCCCAGCCTATGTCGGCAGAACCGGCACTTGGCAGTCAGTTGCAAACCGTCTCGCCCGTAACCGACGTGCCGATCCCGCCCAGGACGGCCCCGCCCGCGAAACCAACCATCGAGGGCGTCCTGGCACAGATGGCCGTCATCGAGCCGGATGTGCCGCTCGACGAGCAGATCGAGGTCACCGGCGAGACGTACCACACAAAGAGCTTTAGGAAGCTGTTCCGGGACAAGGGAATGCCGATCACGTCAGCGGGCACAACCCTGCAGGACCAGCGTTGCGTCCTCGTGCCGGAGCCGTGGAATGAGCACGACCCGAACGCTGTAGCAGTCGTGATCGAAGGTCATGTCGTCGGATATGTGCCCGCCAGCATGGCCGTGGACTACTCCCAGCGTCTGCTCGCGTGGGCGCGCGATCGGAAACTCGTGGCGGGGGCGGCCAGGGTGTGGGTGAAGGACGAGGGAGGGATGATCCGAGCGAGGGTGACGATTCTGGTTCCCGAGGCGGAGATGCTGTGA
- a CDS encoding AlpA family transcriptional regulator: MEAADGSERDDRDNGLHRVAFERLLKPKEVAELFSLSEPTLARWRSEGKGPVWVQVAHRVPRYRVRDLETWVRSHKRGEAA, encoded by the coding sequence ATGGAAGCTGCAGATGGATCGGAACGCGACGATCGCGACAACGGGCTGCATCGGGTCGCGTTCGAACGCCTGCTGAAGCCGAAGGAGGTCGCAGAGTTGTTCTCGCTCTCTGAGCCGACACTCGCCCGGTGGCGATCGGAGGGCAAGGGGCCGGTTTGGGTTCAGGTTGCGCACCGAGTGCCGCGATACCGGGTTCGTGATCTTGAAACCTGGGTCAGGTCGCACAAGCGGGGTGAGGCGGCATGA
- a CDS encoding tyrosine-type recombinase/integrase, translated as MIGKLPSGKYRVRVKHRGKVVAPKSFVRLRDAQRWEDEQRRRIDLGVWVDPRRGERLVADVASEWLASRRGQVSSSTWTTDKHFVTHLTPTLGNLPIGQVTRARVESALGELISAGRARSSVQRLAAVLSGIFGYAVREQIIVSNPCAGVRVPPGAGKPPRSVSPLSRDELHDVVAAQRAFSLSGAAVTLFLGLTGLRWGELRSLRVADVQQAPVPAVRISVSPSDGHAEKVPRGRRRRLVPLVPEAWSIVEPLLDGRSPRDYVFTSPQGDQLNESNWKRSVRWESTAMGAECTIFGTRSPIWCCRAAST; from the coding sequence ATGATCGGCAAGCTGCCGTCCGGCAAGTACCGGGTCCGGGTGAAGCATCGCGGCAAGGTGGTCGCCCCGAAGTCGTTCGTCCGGCTGCGTGATGCCCAGCGCTGGGAGGACGAACAGCGACGGCGGATTGATCTTGGTGTGTGGGTCGATCCGCGCCGCGGTGAACGCCTGGTCGCCGACGTCGCATCCGAGTGGCTCGCGTCGCGGCGCGGGCAGGTCTCGTCGTCGACCTGGACGACGGACAAGCACTTCGTGACGCACCTGACGCCGACTCTGGGCAACCTGCCGATCGGCCAGGTGACGCGGGCTCGGGTCGAATCGGCCCTGGGTGAGCTGATCAGTGCGGGTCGTGCTCGCTCGTCGGTTCAACGGTTGGCGGCGGTGTTGTCGGGGATCTTCGGCTACGCGGTGCGTGAACAGATCATCGTGTCCAATCCGTGCGCCGGCGTCCGGGTTCCACCGGGCGCGGGTAAGCCGCCGCGTTCGGTGTCGCCGTTGAGTCGAGACGAGTTGCATGACGTGGTTGCCGCCCAGCGAGCGTTCTCCCTCAGCGGCGCCGCAGTGACGCTGTTCCTCGGGCTGACCGGGCTGCGCTGGGGCGAGTTGCGGTCGTTGCGGGTCGCGGACGTTCAGCAGGCGCCGGTTCCGGCCGTCCGGATATCGGTGTCACCTTCGGACGGTCACGCCGAGAAGGTGCCTAGGGGTCGGCGCCGCCGGTTGGTGCCGTTGGTGCCGGAGGCCTGGTCGATCGTGGAGCCGCTGCTCGACGGCCGGTCGCCGCGTGACTACGTCTTCACCTCGCCGCAGGGCGACCAGCTGAACGAGTCGAACTGGAAGCGGAGTGTCCGCTGGGAATCGACGGCGATGGGCGCAGAGTGCACGATCTTCGGCACACGTTCGCCAATCTGGTGCTGCAGGGCGGCCTCGACGTGA
- a CDS encoding VOC family protein, whose product MEHTATITSSVVLVRDLERSINFYREVFGCRVSLREEDAALLLDPGGFQLYLLARGDREPHPAGVIGDHILTWAVDSSEALREFEEALRMYGTYTDTHITGGVSVVEGRDPDGIQRRHLLPQSGRAPEISAGSATVQLTRRHSSHAGATCRNRTDDLFITRASERPRTGL is encoded by the coding sequence ATGGAGCACACAGCCACGATCACGTCCTCCGTTGTTCTCGTCAGAGATCTCGAACGCTCGATCAACTTCTATCGTGAAGTGTTCGGTTGTCGGGTCTCACTCCGTGAAGAGGACGCAGCCTTATTGCTCGATCCTGGGGGATTTCAGCTCTACCTCTTGGCCAGGGGCGACCGTGAGCCGCACCCAGCTGGCGTGATCGGTGATCACATTCTGACCTGGGCTGTGGACAGTTCAGAAGCGCTGCGGGAATTCGAGGAAGCACTGCGCATGTACGGAACGTACACCGACACCCATATCACGGGCGGAGTGTCAGTCGTCGAAGGTCGTGATCCTGACGGCATCCAGCGTCGTCATCTCCTACCCCAGTCCGGCAGAGCACCCGAGATCAGTGCTGGATCGGCGACTGTTCAACTGACGAGGCGACACTCTTCCCACGCTGGAGCCACCTGTCGGAATCGAACCGACGACCTATTCATTACGAGAGCCTCCGAGCGGCCGCGAACTGGGCTCTGA
- a CDS encoding SHOCT domain-containing protein, whose amino-acid sequence MMHWWYGGMSAWGYAMMGLGMALFLVVVVLLVALLRALRGSRWRAADRLSGRQNPEDILAERFARGEISEQQYQEALRTLAGHAAPRG is encoded by the coding sequence ATGATGCATTGGTGGTACGGCGGTATGAGTGCCTGGGGATACGCGATGATGGGCTTGGGCATGGCGTTGTTCTTGGTCGTTGTCGTCCTGCTGGTCGCCCTGCTTCGGGCATTGCGCGGCAGTCGGTGGCGCGCTGCCGATCGCCTCTCCGGACGGCAGAACCCGGAGGACATCCTTGCCGAGCGGTTTGCACGTGGCGAGATCAGCGAACAGCAATACCAAGAAGCGCTGCGCACCCTTGCCGGCCATGCTGCTCCACGGGGTTGA
- the ubiE gene encoding bifunctional demethylmenaquinone methyltransferase/2-methoxy-6-polyprenyl-1,4-benzoquinol methylase UbiE, whose protein sequence is MDFDLPVVADPSVDADLALLLEHRPSNISGMFDSIADHYDRLDRLLSAGLDEHWRSHLVRDLGLTGSEAVLDLCSGTGEVALSLRRCGAAAVTAVDFAPEMLKIAESKARNAGIDGIRFICADALHIPLGSASVDVATMAFGLRNVEDPLAAIAEISRVLRPGGRLSILELSRPPSVVRRIYLGYFEHVLPWVGRLLSHHRDAYRYLPASVEAFPPPAQVAAMISAAGFEHIHVTPVSGGVAHCYSARKPKPEA, encoded by the coding sequence ATGGACTTTGATCTGCCGGTAGTCGCGGACCCGTCTGTCGACGCAGACCTGGCGCTCTTGCTTGAACACCGGCCGTCCAATATCTCCGGAATGTTCGACAGCATCGCCGATCACTACGACCGATTGGACCGGCTGCTCAGTGCAGGGCTGGACGAACACTGGCGTTCCCACCTGGTCAGAGACCTCGGATTGACTGGGAGCGAAGCCGTTCTCGATCTGTGTTCCGGAACTGGCGAGGTCGCGCTCAGTCTTCGACGTTGCGGCGCCGCGGCCGTGACGGCTGTCGACTTCGCCCCCGAGATGCTGAAGATCGCAGAGAGCAAGGCACGGAACGCCGGTATCGACGGTATCCGGTTCATCTGCGCAGATGCCCTCCATATTCCGCTGGGTTCCGCCAGCGTCGATGTCGCCACAATGGCTTTCGGGCTGCGCAATGTCGAAGACCCGCTGGCTGCGATCGCTGAAATCAGCAGAGTGCTACGGCCCGGCGGCAGGCTGTCGATCTTGGAGCTGAGCCGGCCGCCGAGCGTCGTGCGGCGGATCTATCTGGGCTACTTTGAACATGTGCTGCCTTGGGTCGGCCGTCTGTTGTCGCACCACCGCGACGCCTACCGATATTTGCCCGCCTCGGTCGAGGCGTTCCCACCACCTGCGCAGGTCGCCGCGATGATCAGTGCAGCAGGTTTCGAGCACATTCACGTGACTCCGGTCAGCGGCGGTGTCGCGCACTGCTATTCGGCGCGAAAGCCCAAACCAGAGGCGTGA
- a CDS encoding replication initiator encodes MAEYQDRGLVHFHALIRVDGSDGPGSPSPVDGATLAELVEQTVRSIQLVAPAVGGNDHDRIVAWGDQLDVRIVRAGARTDDPTGPLTEAQVAALDNQGQSQTLSSPGRTGPGTQRNHRSS; translated from the coding sequence GTGGCCGAGTACCAGGATCGCGGCCTGGTGCACTTCCACGCCCTGATCCGGGTCGACGGCTCCGACGGCCCGGGCAGCCCGTCCCCGGTGGACGGCGCCACCCTGGCCGAGCTGGTCGAGCAGACGGTCCGGTCGATCCAGCTCGTCGCACCCGCCGTAGGCGGGAATGATCATGATCGGATCGTCGCCTGGGGAGATCAACTCGACGTACGGATCGTTCGTGCCGGCGCCCGGACCGATGATCCGACCGGGCCGCTGACCGAAGCCCAGGTGGCTGCCCTTGACAACCAGGGTCAGAGCCAAACACTCAGCAGTCCGGGAAGGACTGGCCCGGGCACCCAACGCAACCACAGGAGTAGTTGA
- a CDS encoding glycosyl hydrolase family 65 protein, with protein sequence MRDGPDGFSFAPRLPPRLSRLAFGLRIGAGVLRVELDGESVTYRFDGNGVARFRSFGTEVELEAGNEATKPIPAQRSPRPAPRQPQGRSPRVPHDLIAAPRTPGVV encoded by the coding sequence ATGCGAGACGGGCCGGACGGTTTCAGCTTCGCACCCAGGCTGCCGCCACGCCTTTCTCGCCTGGCCTTCGGTCTTCGGATCGGTGCCGGTGTGCTACGCGTGGAACTCGACGGCGAGAGCGTGACCTACCGCTTCGACGGCAATGGCGTGGCACGGTTCCGATCCTTCGGCACGGAGGTCGAGTTGGAAGCCGGTAACGAGGCCACGAAACCAATTCCTGCTCAACGCAGCCCAAGGCCCGCACCGCGGCAGCCCCAAGGCCGATCACCGCGCGTTCCGCATGATCTCATCGCCGCGCCACGTACCCCGGGCGTTGTCTAG
- a CDS encoding universal stress protein has translation MLQDSDACAAAGAGPLCACRLPSSGSDLVLLQSCYPEVRATVLHVHGQPHEQLARHAAEAQLLVVGRHHTGPLGFEIGSTARRVLHRAGRPVAVVPTV, from the coding sequence GTGCTCCAGGACTCCGACGCTTGCGCGGCGGCTGGCGCCGGACCACTCTGTGCCTGCAGGCTGCCCTCAAGTGGGAGTGATCTGGTACTGCTTCAGTCCTGCTATCCCGAAGTTCGCGCGACCGTTCTGCATGTCCACGGTCAACCACACGAGCAGCTGGCACGCCACGCCGCCGAAGCACAACTGCTCGTGGTCGGGCGCCATCACACCGGCCCGCTCGGCTTCGAGATCGGATCCACGGCTCGCCGGGTGCTTCATCGAGCTGGGCGACCTGTTGCAGTTGTGCCGACGGTATGA
- a CDS encoding addiction module protein, with the protein MAPEAAELIKAGLALDPDERAVVANRLLASLHDDRGGEDQVAVDAAWRDEITRRLDEVLDGSVTPVDADEHYAQLRGRIAAGTE; encoded by the coding sequence ATGGCACCTGAGGCTGCGGAACTGATCAAGGCCGGGTTAGCGCTCGACCCTGACGAGCGTGCCGTGGTGGCCAATCGCCTGTTGGCCAGCCTCCACGATGACCGTGGTGGCGAGGACCAGGTTGCGGTCGATGCCGCTTGGCGGGACGAGATCACGCGGCGTCTGGATGAGGTTCTGGACGGTTCGGTCACGCCGGTCGATGCTGATGAGCATTACGCGCAGCTGCGGGGCCGGATCGCCGCCGGCACCGAGTGA
- a CDS encoding universal stress protein, with protein sequence MMANQRFGYSPDSVQVNDLRRSAHHSVGGVPRVRSILVGVDGSDDNRAAVHWAVERAMAAHRPLCLVAMLDRHSPDGTDGDPSPQDPDRCWRTASDLRDRLRAEFPDLMVGVEVRIKHPVAGLVDLGADEAMIVVGHRAPGAPGCEWPGSTSHAVAGRSTVPTIVVPPDWNEAAHQGGPVCGRSAPGNLDNGGGGVRFCRGAMARSKPHHQRAPGLRRLRGGWRRTTLCLQAALKWE encoded by the coding sequence ATGATGGCCAATCAACGGTTCGGGTACAGCCCAGACAGTGTCCAGGTGAATGATCTTCGGCGATCAGCGCATCACTCGGTCGGCGGGGTCCCAAGGGTTCGATCGATCCTTGTCGGCGTCGACGGGTCGGATGACAATCGGGCCGCCGTGCACTGGGCGGTGGAGCGAGCGATGGCCGCACACCGGCCGTTGTGTCTGGTCGCGATGCTCGACAGGCATTCGCCGGACGGGACTGATGGTGATCCATCGCCACAGGATCCAGATCGTTGTTGGAGGACGGCGTCCGACCTTCGAGATCGGCTGCGTGCCGAGTTTCCTGATCTCATGGTCGGTGTGGAAGTCCGGATCAAACACCCCGTTGCGGGCCTGGTGGATCTGGGGGCCGATGAGGCCATGATCGTGGTCGGCCACCGGGCACCGGGAGCACCAGGATGCGAGTGGCCAGGATCCACCTCCCATGCGGTCGCCGGCCGCTCCACTGTGCCGACGATTGTTGTGCCGCCGGACTGGAACGAAGCCGCGCACCAAGGAGGGCCTGTTTGTGGTCGGTCGGCACCCGGAAATCTCGACAACGGCGGCGGTGGCGTTCGCTTTTGCCGAGGCGCAATGGCGAGGAGTAAACCTCATCATCAACGTGCTCCAGGACTCCGACGCTTGCGCGGCGGCTGGCGCCGGACCACTCTGTGCCTGCAGGCTGCCCTCAAGTGGGAGTGA
- a CDS encoding DoxX family protein, giving the protein MSVHHGTPIAGKARSTTNRQSEPVMTKAPDKAVEVSAHPTVTSVAARRILAVLRFATGFIFLWAFLDKTFGLGFSTTSERAWFNGGSPTKGFLGSVDVGPFAGVAHTIAGTWWADWLFMLALLGVGVAVMAGIAMWPAAFAGSLLVLMMWAAEFPLDRVTGTGDPSGSTNPIVDYHIIYGLALLTLAATSAGITWGLSRYWNRLPYIRDHAWTH; this is encoded by the coding sequence ATGAGCGTTCACCATGGGACGCCGATCGCGGGTAAGGCCCGCAGCACAACCAACAGGCAATCAGAGCCGGTGATGACCAAGGCACCCGACAAGGCGGTCGAGGTGTCCGCTCACCCCACCGTGACAAGCGTTGCCGCACGGCGGATCCTGGCTGTGCTGCGATTCGCGACCGGCTTCATCTTCCTGTGGGCATTCTTGGACAAGACGTTCGGGCTCGGGTTCTCCACCACCTCCGAACGGGCATGGTTCAACGGCGGTTCCCCGACCAAGGGATTCCTTGGTTCGGTCGATGTCGGACCGTTCGCCGGAGTGGCGCACACGATCGCAGGCACATGGTGGGCCGACTGGCTGTTCATGCTGGCGTTGCTCGGAGTTGGTGTCGCGGTCATGGCCGGCATTGCCATGTGGCCGGCAGCATTCGCCGGATCGCTGCTGGTGCTGATGATGTGGGCGGCGGAATTCCCACTCGACCGGGTCACCGGTACAGGCGACCCGAGCGGATCCACCAATCCGATCGTGGACTACCACATCATCTACGGCCTTGCCCTACTCACACTCGCCGCAACCTCGGCAGGCATCACGTGGGGCCTGTCCCGCTATTGGAATCGGCTGCCCTACATCCGGGACCACGCCTGGACCCATTGA
- a CDS encoding type II toxin-antitoxin system RelE/ParE family toxin, protein MTTRQREHPAAVEEFDAAVLWYEDRAPGTGLTLIDRAAQARADIGAWPEAAPLFPDWSGRIVVRAKAIRGFPYRIVYVVHDDSVLILAYAHEKRRPGYWEDRLDT, encoded by the coding sequence GTGACGACGCGGCAGCGGGAGCATCCTGCGGCGGTCGAGGAGTTCGACGCCGCAGTGCTGTGGTACGAGGATCGCGCGCCGGGGACCGGGCTGACTTTGATCGATCGGGCGGCGCAAGCCCGGGCTGACATTGGCGCGTGGCCGGAGGCTGCTCCGCTGTTCCCTGACTGGTCCGGACGTATCGTGGTGCGTGCGAAGGCGATCCGCGGCTTCCCCTACCGGATCGTGTATGTCGTGCACGACGACTCCGTGCTGATACTCGCCTATGCCCACGAGAAGCGTCGACCTGGCTATTGGGAAGACCGGCTCGACACCTGA